In Fibrobacter sp. UWB15, the following proteins share a genomic window:
- the thiC gene encoding phosphomethylpyrimidine synthase ThiC, protein MDSLLKPFMNSRKVYVPGKMYPDIRVGMREILTEDPETPVVPVYDTSGPYSDVDAKLDVTKGIERFRESWIMERGDAEQLDDMTSAYGRARRENHELDHLRFNAEHHPLRAKQGHHLTQLDYARKGIVTKEMEYVAIRENQRLDELQAQGKIQVAGSPITPEFVRDEIAAGRAILPGNINHPECEPMIIGNRFLTKINSNIGNSAITSSIEEEVEKMAWSVRWGADTVMDLSTGKHIHETREWIIRNSPVPIGTVPIYQALEKVNGKAEELTWELYRDTLIEQAEQGVDYFTIHAGLLLEHIPLTAKRTTGIVSRGGSILALWQMRHHQQNFLYTHFREICEILAAYDVAVSLGDGLRPGSLADANDAAQFGELDTLGELTKIAWEYGVQVIIEGPGHVPMHKIQDNMARQLEKCHGAPFYTLGPLTTDIAPGYDHITSAIGAAQIGWYGTAMLCYVTPKEHLGLPDRDDVRAGVVTYKLAAHAADLAKGHFAAQFRDDALSRARFDFRWNDQFALSLDPEKAMEFHDKTLPGSQAKASHFCSMCGPNFCSMRITRAVRNFVATGEVGDV, encoded by the coding sequence ATGGATTCTCTCCTTAAGCCTTTTATGAATTCCCGCAAGGTGTATGTTCCGGGCAAGATGTACCCGGACATCCGCGTGGGAATGCGCGAAATTTTGACTGAAGACCCCGAGACGCCGGTGGTTCCCGTGTACGACACGAGCGGCCCTTACAGCGATGTAGACGCCAAGCTCGACGTGACGAAGGGCATCGAGCGTTTCCGTGAATCGTGGATTATGGAACGTGGCGACGCCGAACAGCTGGACGACATGACGTCTGCTTATGGCCGCGCCCGCCGCGAGAACCACGAGCTGGACCACCTGCGCTTTAACGCCGAGCATCACCCGCTCCGCGCCAAGCAGGGGCACCACCTGACGCAGCTCGACTACGCCCGCAAGGGAATCGTCACCAAGGAAATGGAATACGTGGCTATCCGCGAAAACCAGCGTCTTGATGAGCTGCAGGCCCAGGGGAAAATCCAGGTGGCAGGCTCCCCCATTACGCCGGAATTCGTGCGCGATGAAATCGCCGCGGGCCGCGCGATTCTGCCGGGAAACATCAACCACCCGGAATGCGAACCGATGATTATCGGCAACCGCTTCCTCACGAAAATCAACAGCAACATCGGCAACTCCGCCATTACCTCTTCCATCGAAGAAGAAGTCGAGAAGATGGCGTGGTCGGTGCGCTGGGGCGCAGACACGGTCATGGACCTTTCCACCGGAAAGCACATCCACGAGACGCGCGAATGGATTATCCGCAACAGCCCCGTCCCTATCGGCACGGTGCCTATCTACCAGGCGCTCGAAAAAGTGAACGGCAAGGCCGAAGAACTTACGTGGGAACTGTACCGCGACACGCTCATCGAGCAGGCGGAACAGGGCGTGGACTACTTCACGATTCACGCGGGCCTCTTGCTGGAACACATTCCGCTGACAGCCAAGCGCACCACGGGTATCGTGAGCCGCGGCGGTTCCATCCTTGCCCTCTGGCAGATGCGCCACCACCAGCAGAACTTCTTGTACACGCACTTCCGCGAAATCTGCGAGATTCTCGCCGCCTACGACGTTGCCGTTTCTTTGGGCGATGGTCTGCGTCCGGGAAGCCTCGCCGACGCCAACGACGCGGCCCAGTTCGGAGAACTGGACACGCTTGGCGAGCTCACGAAGATTGCTTGGGAATACGGCGTGCAGGTGATTATCGAAGGCCCGGGCCACGTGCCCATGCACAAGATTCAGGACAACATGGCCCGCCAGCTCGAAAAGTGCCACGGCGCACCGTTCTATACGCTCGGCCCCCTCACCACCGACATTGCCCCCGGTTACGACCACATCACATCGGCCATCGGCGCAGCACAAATCGGCTGGTACGGCACCGCGATGCTCTGCTACGTGACGCCCAAGGAACACCTCGGGCTCCCCGACCGCGACGACGTGCGCGCGGGTGTGGTCACCTACAAGCTCGCCGCCCATGCGGCCGACCTTGCAAAGGGCCATTTCGCAGCGCAATTCCGCGACGACGCCCTTTCGCGCGCCCGCTTCGACTTCCGCTGGAACGACCAGTTCGCGCTATCGCTCGACCCCGAGAAGGCGATGGAATTCCACGACAAGACGCTCCCCGGCAGCCAGGCCAAGGCAAGCCACTTCTGCAGCATGTGCGGGCCTAATTTCTGCAGCATGCGCATCACAAGAGCTGTGCGGAATTTCGTGGCAACGGGCGAAGTCGGCGACGTCTAG
- the ilvD gene encoding dihydroxy-acid dehydratase, whose amino-acid sequence MPKLRSLKTMEGREMAGARALWHATGTKVEDFGKPVICVVNSYTQFVPGHVHLKDLGQVVARAIEAAGGVAKEMNTIAVDDGIAMGHDGMLYSLPSRDLIADSTEYMANAHRADALVCISNCDKVTPGMLMAAMRLNIPAIFVSGGPMEAGHVTTKDGKDRALDLIDAMIDSADNTISDEEVAAIEANACPTCGSCSGMFTANSMNSLTEALGLSLPGNGTIVATHAERKKLFEAAGKRIVELCHQYYDLNDESILPRSIATKEAFENAMRLDIAMGGSSNTVLHLLAVAQEAGVDFTMKDIDRLSRNTPCICKVAPTVHNIHVENVNRAGGIMGILGELDRMGLIHKNAKTVHAATMGEALEVNDLKRNPSAEAKQRYLAGPGRKYNIEAFSQNFMYPDHDLDRANGAIRDGEHAYTKDGGLAVLYGNLAIDGCIVKTAGVDESIFKFTGPAVVFESQEDAVKGILDPNVVKAGDVVVIRYEGPKGGPGMQEMLYPTSYLKSRHLGKSCALLTDGRFSGGTSGLSIGHASPEAANKGNIGLVHTGDVIEIDIPNRSINVQLTDDELAARRKEMEARGAKAWQPEHRDRVVSKALQAYAAMASSADKGAVRDLSLIGVK is encoded by the coding sequence ATGCCGAAACTTCGTTCGCTCAAGACTATGGAAGGCCGCGAAATGGCCGGTGCACGCGCCCTGTGGCACGCAACTGGAACCAAGGTGGAAGACTTTGGTAAGCCCGTGATTTGCGTGGTGAACAGCTACACCCAGTTTGTTCCGGGACACGTTCACCTGAAAGACTTGGGCCAGGTAGTCGCCCGCGCGATCGAAGCAGCCGGTGGTGTCGCTAAGGAAATGAACACCATCGCCGTCGATGACGGTATCGCCATGGGCCACGACGGCATGCTCTACAGCTTGCCCTCTCGCGACCTCATCGCAGACTCTACCGAATACATGGCAAACGCCCATCGCGCCGACGCCCTCGTTTGCATTTCTAACTGCGACAAGGTGACTCCGGGTATGCTCATGGCAGCCATGCGCCTCAACATTCCGGCAATCTTCGTTTCTGGCGGCCCGATGGAAGCAGGCCATGTCACCACGAAGGACGGCAAGGACCGCGCCCTCGACTTGATCGACGCCATGATCGATTCCGCAGACAACACCATCAGCGACGAAGAAGTGGCCGCCATCGAAGCTAACGCTTGCCCGACTTGCGGTTCCTGCTCCGGCATGTTCACCGCAAACTCCATGAACTCCCTTACCGAAGCGCTCGGCCTCAGCCTCCCGGGCAACGGCACCATCGTTGCAACGCACGCCGAACGTAAGAAGCTCTTCGAAGCCGCCGGTAAGCGCATCGTGGAACTCTGCCACCAGTATTACGACTTGAACGACGAAAGCATCCTCCCGCGCAGCATCGCCACGAAGGAAGCCTTCGAAAACGCCATGCGCCTCGACATCGCCATGGGCGGTTCCTCCAACACCGTGCTCCACTTGCTCGCCGTCGCACAGGAAGCTGGCGTTGACTTCACCATGAAGGACATCGACCGCCTTTCCCGCAACACGCCGTGCATCTGCAAGGTCGCCCCGACCGTTCACAACATACACGTGGAAAACGTGAACCGCGCCGGTGGCATCATGGGTATCCTCGGTGAACTCGACCGCATGGGCCTCATCCACAAGAATGCAAAGACCGTTCACGCCGCCACCATGGGCGAAGCTCTCGAAGTGAACGACCTCAAGCGTAACCCGAGCGCAGAAGCCAAGCAGCGCTACCTTGCTGGCCCGGGCCGCAAGTACAATATCGAAGCATTCTCGCAGAACTTCATGTACCCCGACCACGACCTCGACCGTGCCAACGGCGCTATCCGCGATGGCGAACACGCCTACACCAAGGACGGCGGCCTCGCCGTTCTGTATGGTAACCTCGCAATCGACGGCTGCATCGTGAAGACCGCCGGCGTCGACGAATCCATCTTCAAGTTCACCGGCCCCGCCGTGGTGTTCGAAAGCCAGGAAGATGCCGTGAAGGGCATTCTCGACCCGAACGTGGTGAAGGCGGGCGACGTGGTCGTTATCCGCTACGAAGGCCCGAAGGGTGGCCCCGGCATGCAGGAAATGCTCTACCCGACCAGCTACCTCAAGAGCCGTCACCTGGGCAAGTCCTGCGCCCTCCTTACCGACGGTCGTTTCTCTGGCGGTACGAGCGGCCTCTCCATCGGTCACGCTTCTCCGGAAGCCGCCAACAAGGGTAACATCGGCCTCGTGCACACGGGCGACGTCATCGAAATCGACATCCCGAACCGCAGCATCAACGTGCAGCTCACCGACGACGAGCTGGCCGCACGCCGCAAGGAAATGGAAGCCCGCGGCGCCAAGGCATGGCAGCCGGAACACCGCGACCGCGTTGTCAGCAAGGCCTTGCAGGCATACGCCGCCATGGCATCGTCTGCTGACAAGGGTGCTGTGCGCGACCTGTCTCTGATTGGAGTTAAGTAA
- a CDS encoding DUF5662 family protein: MSFHPIKHFITITKHRNEVVRLCFKAGIGFQGLFHDLSKYSPTEFIPGAKYYMGDQSPNNGERNAKGYSLAWMHHKGRNKHHFEFWYDYEMATKKLVPMDMPDRYIKEMFCDRVAASKTYNKLNYTQESPLLYLTKSTAHEKMTETTYKKLLYLLKMLAEKGEKETLAFMRHTKILPVE; the protein is encoded by the coding sequence GTGAGTTTTCATCCTATTAAACATTTTATAACGATTACCAAGCACCGTAACGAGGTCGTTCGCTTGTGTTTCAAGGCGGGAATTGGTTTTCAGGGCTTGTTCCACGATCTTTCCAAGTATAGTCCGACGGAGTTTATTCCCGGGGCAAAGTACTATATGGGTGACCAGTCGCCCAACAATGGTGAACGCAATGCCAAGGGCTACAGCCTTGCATGGATGCACCACAAGGGGCGTAACAAACACCATTTTGAATTCTGGTACGATTACGAAATGGCGACTAAAAAGCTGGTGCCGATGGATATGCCGGATCGCTACATTAAGGAAATGTTCTGTGATCGCGTAGCTGCGTCCAAGACTTACAACAAATTAAATTACACGCAAGAATCTCCGCTGCTGTACCTCACCAAAAGTACCGCCCACGAAAAAATGACGGAGACGACTTACAAGAAGTTGCTTTACCTGTTAAAGATGCTTGCCGAAAAGGGCGAAAAAGAAACGCTTGCGTTTATGCGCCATACCAAGATTTTGCCGGTCGAATAG
- a CDS encoding InlB B-repeat-containing protein, whose product MSRPQQDKNGVFIITSAEELAWFSDTTNYKLTGDGTTQMYKVNARLDADLDLGGELFVPICGGGGERRFQGTIDGNGHTISNLRINGAELAQKMNNPRYAQNVGLVGAMSGGTIKNLVLENVDLQSSSNMGLVGTTSQISVGAFVGWQENGLIDGCAASGSIQTSGKGQGVGGIVGNVHKGTISNCLSEVNIRVSGNDAQVGGIVGLVKKNNTVTVKSCVYAGETLESMANGAVGAIVGKQVDGNTKLNVEDCVYDSDVAKSGVGAAAKSANVSDKSVGASNVNLEEHICALNGGEIVNGECSESSPWSVGVSGVSLNGSDGYKVIFNAKSGTFGENAKTKKVLAKGAKITAEEISIPSHADSAFAGWSLDKNATKPDEDLGALKGQTIVYAVWYPYFDITFDAAMGAFADSSKTMTIKVAKGDMVSAEGFTSFDPVTDENGDTYYFTGWSTESHVFGSEDEISDKDTLHLDDLTATENMTLYASWTKAITYTVVYDANGHGKTKIDFVNVNKGEKLTEPPAPTPDDGYKYTGWCKDPACKEAFKFDTEIDDNYVLYANWAAVDYEITYELNGGTNNKANPALYNVTSETIVLADPAMEGAKFIGWFYDEAFTEKATQITQGSTGNKTLFAKWETEVYVITYVADNNSDGTASSDKKAYKESVTLKGAGFFTRDGYTQDGWSLTPDGDKAYDFGATYADNADLNLYPHWVKDPVVRHFGAVTITEYSDKTVAKIDGEYTGPDTVRIENDIKVDEVVFNRNFEVGKMSTIMLPFSIDTSKVKGGTFYRFKRVEGEEGSRKVYVGKIKTAQIAASTPYLVMPTTSKITFEGDVVFNTDVEPAENLTNGAWEFKGVYAYTEFGGLIEKNKNDVFYGFAGQERDGAKVGQFVKLGNAKSSALRAYLVEHHDVALAKSVGETLGSSWGIANEIDVVVVDENDNVIETGRLNTVTGEIRMDRWFDLNGRKLNTKPTTRGTYYHNGKRVIVK is encoded by the coding sequence ATGTCCCGTCCACAGCAAGACAAAAACGGTGTGTTTATCATTACGAGCGCAGAAGAACTAGCTTGGTTCTCTGATACAACTAACTATAAGTTGACCGGTGATGGTACAACTCAAATGTACAAGGTGAATGCAAGGCTAGATGCGGACCTTGACCTGGGGGGCGAATTGTTCGTCCCGATTTGTGGTGGTGGTGGTGAAAGAAGATTTCAAGGAACAATTGACGGAAATGGTCATACCATTTCCAATCTGAGAATTAATGGTGCCGAACTTGCCCAAAAAATGAATAATCCTAGATATGCACAGAATGTGGGGCTTGTCGGAGCGATGAGTGGTGGTACCATAAAGAACTTGGTCCTTGAAAATGTGGATCTTCAAAGTTCTTCCAATATGGGCCTTGTGGGAACGACAAGTCAGATTTCTGTTGGCGCTTTCGTTGGTTGGCAGGAAAATGGATTAATCGATGGTTGTGCCGCTTCCGGTTCTATTCAGACTAGCGGAAAGGGACAAGGTGTCGGTGGCATTGTTGGAAACGTTCATAAGGGAACGATTTCAAATTGCTTGAGTGAAGTGAATATCCGTGTTTCTGGCAATGATGCTCAAGTAGGTGGTATTGTTGGACTTGTCAAGAAGAACAATACGGTAACGGTCAAATCCTGTGTTTATGCCGGTGAAACGCTAGAAAGTATGGCAAATGGTGCTGTTGGTGCCATTGTAGGCAAACAGGTGGATGGTAATACCAAACTCAATGTTGAAGATTGTGTTTACGATTCCGATGTTGCTAAGTCCGGTGTTGGAGCTGCAGCAAAAAGCGCTAATGTGAGCGATAAATCGGTTGGCGCTTCCAATGTGAATTTGGAAGAACATATTTGCGCCTTGAATGGTGGCGAAATTGTTAATGGGGAATGCAGTGAAAGTTCTCCGTGGTCCGTGGGTGTGTCTGGTGTTTCTTTAAACGGCTCTGATGGTTACAAGGTTATCTTTAATGCCAAGAGCGGCACGTTTGGTGAAAATGCGAAGACGAAGAAAGTCCTTGCCAAGGGTGCAAAGATTACCGCTGAAGAAATTAGTATTCCGTCTCATGCCGACAGTGCTTTTGCCGGTTGGTCTTTAGATAAAAACGCTACCAAACCCGATGAAGATTTGGGTGCTTTGAAGGGACAGACGATTGTTTATGCGGTGTGGTATCCGTATTTTGATATCACCTTTGATGCTGCAATGGGTGCGTTCGCTGATAGTTCCAAGACGATGACTATAAAGGTCGCCAAGGGAGATATGGTGTCTGCGGAAGGTTTCACCTCCTTTGACCCTGTTACCGATGAAAATGGCGATACGTACTATTTTACAGGCTGGTCTACTGAATCTCATGTGTTTGGATCCGAAGATGAAATTTCGGATAAGGATACTCTGCATTTGGATGACTTGACTGCAACAGAAAACATGACTCTTTATGCTTCTTGGACGAAAGCAATCACCTATACTGTTGTCTACGATGCAAATGGTCATGGCAAGACAAAGATTGATTTTGTCAACGTGAATAAGGGTGAAAAGTTGACCGAACCGCCTGCGCCGACACCGGATGACGGTTATAAGTATACGGGCTGGTGCAAGGATCCGGCATGCAAAGAAGCCTTTAAATTTGATACCGAAATTGATGACAACTACGTCCTGTATGCAAATTGGGCTGCGGTTGACTATGAAATCACTTATGAGTTGAACGGTGGTACTAATAACAAGGCTAATCCGGCACTTTATAATGTGACTTCTGAAACGATTGTACTTGCTGACCCTGCAATGGAAGGTGCTAAATTCATCGGTTGGTTCTATGACGAAGCCTTTACTGAAAAGGCAACGCAGATTACTCAAGGTTCGACCGGAAACAAGACTTTGTTTGCCAAGTGGGAAACTGAAGTCTATGTCATTACCTATGTGGCAGATAACAATTCTGATGGTACGGCCTCCAGTGACAAGAAGGCCTATAAAGAGTCCGTCACCTTGAAGGGCGCAGGCTTCTTTACTCGCGATGGTTATACTCAAGATGGTTGGTCTTTGACCCCTGATGGTGATAAGGCTTATGATTTTGGCGCAACCTATGCTGATAATGCAGATTTGAACCTGTATCCGCATTGGGTGAAGGATCCTGTGGTAAGACATTTTGGTGCAGTGACGATTACTGAATATTCCGACAAGACCGTTGCTAAAATTGATGGCGAATACACTGGTCCTGATACAGTAAGGATTGAAAATGATATTAAGGTGGATGAGGTCGTATTCAATAGGAATTTTGAAGTTGGTAAGATGTCCACCATTATGTTGCCGTTCTCCATTGATACTTCGAAGGTGAAGGGTGGTACGTTCTATAGATTTAAGCGTGTTGAAGGTGAAGAAGGCAGCAGAAAAGTTTATGTTGGCAAAATCAAGACGGCTCAGATTGCCGCATCTACGCCTTATCTGGTGATGCCGACGACTTCCAAAATCACGTTTGAAGGTGATGTGGTCTTTAATACGGATGTAGAACCCGCAGAAAATTTGACCAATGGCGCTTGGGAATTTAAAGGTGTGTATGCTTACACTGAATTTGGCGGATTGATTGAAAAGAATAAGAATGATGTTTTTTACGGGTTTGCTGGTCAAGAACGTGACGGAGCAAAAGTGGGACAGTTTGTCAAGTTGGGAAATGCGAAATCTTCGGCATTGCGCGCCTATTTGGTAGAACATCATGATGTTGCTTTGGCGAAGTCCGTGGGTGAAACATTGGGCTCTAGCTGGGGAATCGCAAATGAAATTGATGTTGTTGTTGTTGATGAAAATGACAATGTGATTGAGACTGGTAGGCTTAATACTGTTACAGGCGAAATTCGCATGGACCGTTGGTTTGATTTGAACGGTCGTAAGCTGAATACAAAACCCACGACTCGAGGAACTTATTACCATAATGGCAAGCGTGTGATTGTCAAGTAA
- a CDS encoding nucleotidyltransferase family protein → MGLILKKTDKLLFKLLQFALDTTGELKGLEKAPSEEDWKAVYKLAKRQSVLSIAFLGIKKLPENFRPERKMLLRWSLDAEGTAGMNALLNQEAARLTQIFDGAGRKNAVLKGPANARLYPDPLSRQCGDIDIWVEGGRDSVSKLLYEQNLLNADTDDHAYSQHHIHLPKNKDGVTVEVHFKPASGIPFRNGSLQKFLNEEIRKAEKVPEGFYSPSVKFALVMQMAHLQQHFLSRGLGLRQYMDYLMLLRHSTESDRSAALAVMKRLSMMRACGAVMWVLQEVLGLERGLMLCAPDAARGKRLLKLALEGGNFGQYALEPKPRNVFVRWFKDRMNALSWLTFDPVNAIFKELKYWRATISLIPLRIKRRRIAL, encoded by the coding sequence ATGGGTTTAATTCTGAAGAAAACAGACAAGCTCTTGTTTAAACTGTTGCAGTTTGCGCTTGATACGACCGGCGAGTTAAAGGGGCTAGAAAAGGCGCCTTCGGAAGAAGATTGGAAGGCTGTTTATAAGTTGGCAAAGCGCCAGTCGGTTTTGTCGATTGCATTTTTGGGAATAAAGAAACTTCCTGAAAATTTTCGTCCAGAAAGAAAGATGCTTTTGCGTTGGTCCCTCGATGCCGAGGGAACTGCGGGCATGAATGCTCTCTTGAACCAAGAGGCTGCTCGCCTGACGCAGATTTTTGACGGTGCTGGCCGCAAGAATGCGGTGCTCAAGGGCCCTGCCAATGCAAGGCTTTATCCGGATCCGCTGAGTAGGCAGTGCGGCGATATCGACATCTGGGTCGAAGGTGGCCGCGACAGCGTGTCTAAATTGCTTTATGAACAGAATCTGCTAAATGCCGATACCGATGACCATGCCTATTCCCAACATCATATCCATTTGCCCAAGAATAAAGATGGCGTTACGGTGGAGGTGCATTTCAAGCCTGCATCGGGAATCCCGTTCCGCAATGGATCGTTGCAAAAGTTCCTGAACGAAGAAATCCGTAAGGCTGAAAAGGTACCCGAGGGCTTTTATTCACCGTCGGTCAAGTTTGCGCTCGTGATGCAAATGGCGCACTTGCAACAGCATTTTTTGAGTCGCGGGCTTGGTCTTAGGCAGTATATGGATTACCTGATGCTGCTTAGGCATTCTACCGAAAGCGACCGCAGCGCCGCGTTAGCTGTCATGAAACGCTTGAGCATGATGCGTGCCTGTGGAGCCGTGATGTGGGTGCTGCAGGAGGTTCTCGGACTTGAACGAGGCTTGATGCTTTGTGCGCCCGATGCCGCCCGAGGTAAGCGCTTATTGAAGCTGGCGCTTGAGGGTGGAAACTTTGGCCAGTATGCGTTGGAACCTAAACCCCGCAATGTTTTTGTGCGTTGGTTCAAGGATCGCATGAATGCTTTGTCTTGGCTGACCTTTGACCCGGTGAATGCCATCTTTAAGGAACTCAAGTACTGGCGTGCAACGATTTCGCTGATTCCTTTGCGTATTAAGCGCAGGAGAATTGCCCTATGA
- a CDS encoding S24/S26 family peptidase, with the protein MQKKDDELILSEAIRLVGEGVEVIFPVNGRSMRPFIEGGRDSVLLVKPVDVKPMDIVLARVIGGNYVVHRVLSIEDGCATLMGDGNLQGREICECKQIYAKVTHVVHPNGYKRSLYTPFIQFVQKLWVKFLPLRRYLLKLYRVYIRIRNF; encoded by the coding sequence ATGCAGAAGAAAGACGATGAGTTGATTCTTTCGGAAGCCATTCGCCTAGTGGGCGAGGGCGTCGAGGTGATTTTCCCGGTGAACGGGAGAAGCATGCGCCCCTTTATTGAAGGTGGCCGTGACAGTGTTCTTTTGGTCAAGCCCGTTGACGTGAAGCCTATGGACATTGTGCTTGCCCGCGTCATCGGCGGAAATTATGTTGTTCATAGAGTCCTTTCGATAGAGGACGGGTGTGCAACGCTTATGGGTGACGGCAATTTGCAGGGGCGAGAAATTTGCGAATGTAAACAAATTTATGCCAAAGTAACGCATGTTGTGCATCCAAATGGTTACAAAAGATCTCTTTACACGCCTTTTATACAATTTGTCCAAAAATTGTGGGTCAAATTTTTACCTTTGCGTCGTTATTTGCTTAAATTATATAGAGTCTACATTCGAATCCGGAATTTCTAG
- a CDS encoding PqqD family protein, which produces MHIKKGFVLREVCGEQVIMGEGVGALDFGKLLCLNETASWLWKRASELGEFTIVALAEALCDEYDVAPDDALTDVMSIVEQWKNVNVVE; this is translated from the coding sequence ATGCACATCAAAAAAGGATTTGTTCTGCGCGAAGTTTGCGGTGAACAGGTGATTATGGGCGAAGGCGTTGGCGCTCTCGATTTCGGGAAGCTCCTTTGCCTCAACGAAACGGCGTCTTGGCTTTGGAAGCGCGCAAGCGAACTCGGCGAATTCACGATAGTGGCTTTGGCCGAAGCTCTGTGCGACGAATATGATGTTGCTCCGGATGATGCGCTGACCGATGTGATGAGCATTGTCGAGCAGTGGAAAAACGTGAACGTTGTTGAATGA
- a CDS encoding ABC transporter ATP-binding protein — MRYLSWLWNKTGGFRLNIALRIVFGVGRISLGLLMVWLSKRFIDETIRTGSQDDIVQMIALLVATVVGAIVLRILFYYMTNVAMVRQSNRLRLQVFEGLFLRKLYAGAELHSGDVASRLSKDIESVSTTTMETLPQMIVTAIQLVGAFLLMRWFDPRLAWALLLLTPVAIVLGKLVSRKLRNMTLAIRERESKIQMQVQEGVEHNVLMRSLESENWVTGRLGDMQQHLESDVLRRTRFTTLSRFALGSAFGLGYLLAFIWGGLGLRDGAITFGMMTSFLQLVGQIQHPILSILNMVPQVVHTTASIDRLEDLEKSKEPEVDGTPVALEGSLGVRLENLHFGYAAGRYEVLEGFSHDFEPGSKTAIMGKTGAGKTTLFRLLLGFVRPDSGRMLIYSNSEVCAIGKETRTNFVYVPQGNTLLSGSVRLNLQLAKPDASEHEMMQALHAACADFVLDLPDGLDTEIGERGRGLSEGQAQRIGIARGLLRPGNVWLFDEVSSSLDESTERELFERLFATYPDKTMIFVTHRSAMSEICDEVVRL; from the coding sequence ATGAGATACCTTTCGTGGCTGTGGAATAAAACCGGCGGTTTCCGCCTGAATATTGCGCTCCGCATTGTATTTGGCGTGGGGCGAATCTCGCTTGGGCTGTTAATGGTATGGCTCAGCAAGCGTTTTATAGATGAAACAATTCGCACGGGTAGTCAAGACGATATCGTGCAAATGATTGCACTGCTTGTGGCAACGGTCGTGGGCGCGATTGTTTTGCGTATCCTGTTTTATTATATGACGAATGTGGCAATGGTTCGTCAGTCGAATCGCTTGCGCCTGCAGGTCTTTGAAGGCTTGTTCCTGCGTAAGCTTTACGCGGGGGCAGAACTGCATTCGGGTGATGTGGCGTCTAGGCTTTCGAAAGATATCGAGTCGGTGTCGACCACAACCATGGAAACTTTGCCGCAAATGATTGTGACGGCGATACAGCTGGTGGGCGCGTTCCTTTTGATGCGCTGGTTTGATCCGCGGCTCGCTTGGGCGTTGCTGTTGCTTACGCCGGTGGCGATTGTGCTCGGTAAGCTGGTGTCTCGCAAGCTCAGGAACATGACGCTTGCGATTCGTGAACGCGAATCTAAAATCCAGATGCAGGTGCAAGAAGGCGTGGAACACAACGTGCTCATGCGTTCGCTCGAAAGCGAAAACTGGGTGACGGGTCGCCTGGGCGACATGCAACAACACTTGGAAAGCGATGTGTTGCGCCGTACGCGGTTTACCACGCTTTCCCGTTTTGCGCTCGGGTCTGCCTTTGGGCTGGGTTATTTGCTCGCCTTTATTTGGGGCGGCCTCGGGCTTCGCGATGGAGCAATCACCTTCGGTATGATGACTTCGTTCTTGCAACTGGTGGGCCAGATTCAGCACCCGATTCTTTCGATTTTGAACATGGTGCCGCAAGTGGTGCATACGACGGCGAGCATTGACCGCTTGGAAGATCTTGAAAAATCCAAGGAACCCGAAGTGGACGGAACGCCTGTGGCGCTTGAAGGCTCGCTCGGGGTTCGACTCGAGAACCTGCATTTTGGCTATGCGGCGGGAAGGTACGAGGTCCTGGAAGGATTCAGTCACGATTTTGAGCCTGGCTCCAAAACGGCGATTATGGGCAAGACTGGTGCCGGAAAGACGACTTTGTTCCGGTTGCTGCTCGGCTTTGTAAGGCCTGATAGCGGTCGAATGCTAATTTATTCAAATTCCGAGGTGTGCGCGATTGGCAAAGAGACCCGCACGAATTTTGTGTACGTACCGCAGGGCAATACTTTGCTGAGCGGGAGCGTTCGCCTGAATTTGCAGCTGGCGAAGCCCGATGCGAGCGAACATGAAATGATGCAGGCGTTGCACGCGGCGTGCGCTGACTTTGTGCTGGATTTGCCCGATGGCTTAGATACAGAAATAGGCGAGCGCGGTCGCGGCTTGAGCGAGGGCCAGGCGCAGCGAATCGGAATTGCTCGCGGGCTTTTGCGGCCCGGGAACGTATGGTTGTTTGACGAGGTGAGTTCTTCGCTTGATGAATCGACGGAGCGCGAATTATTCGAAAGACTGTTTGCGACTTACCCCGACAAGACCATGATTTTTGTGACGCACCGTTCGGCAATGTCTGAAATTTGCGACGAAGTCGTTAGATTATAA